From Spirochaeta lutea, one genomic window encodes:
- a CDS encoding sulfurtransferase, which translates to MKRLLFLLVLLAAESGAGLFASEFLVSTDWLAQNLNNPRVKIVEVSVNPGVYEQGHIPGAVNFRWHSDLVDPVVRDIAQPEDFADLLSRSGISPDDTVVIYGDTNNWFAAWGAWIFDIYGHRDFRLLDGGRNKWEAERRPLTTAPARPRRTTYRISGTNSELRARLQDVVAAAEGRSQAKIIDIRSADEYQGKVFAPAGVQELSIRAGHVPGAVNVPWGRAVNSDGTFKSPGELERLYRGVGVTGEDPVIVYCRIGERSSHTWFALSKILGYEVKNYDGSWTEYGNSVGVPITNVAGTVWGGK; encoded by the coding sequence ATGAAACGGTTACTATTTCTGCTCGTTCTGCTGGCAGCCGAGAGCGGCGCCGGATTGTTTGCATCGGAATTTCTGGTGAGCACCGATTGGCTTGCCCAGAATCTCAATAATCCCCGGGTCAAGATCGTGGAAGTCAGCGTGAATCCGGGGGTGTATGAGCAGGGTCATATTCCCGGGGCGGTGAATTTCCGTTGGCACAGCGATCTGGTGGATCCGGTGGTGCGGGATATCGCCCAGCCCGAGGACTTTGCCGACCTGCTTTCCCGGAGCGGGATTTCTCCGGATGATACGGTGGTCATCTATGGTGATACTAACAACTGGTTTGCCGCCTGGGGAGCCTGGATCTTCGACATTTACGGCCACCGGGATTTCCGCCTTCTCGACGGCGGTCGGAATAAGTGGGAAGCCGAACGCAGGCCCCTGACCACCGCACCGGCACGACCGCGGCGCACAACCTACCGTATTTCCGGAACCAATAGTGAGCTGCGCGCCCGCCTTCAGGATGTTGTTGCTGCCGCCGAGGGACGGAGCCAGGCGAAGATCATCGACATCCGGAGCGCCGATGAGTACCAGGGCAAGGTGTTTGCTCCGGCAGGCGTACAGGAATTATCCATCCGGGCCGGTCATGTTCCCGGGGCCGTGAACGTACCCTGGGGCCGGGCGGTAAATTCAGATGGTACCTTCAAGAGTCCCGGGGAGCTCGAACGGCTCTACCGTGGTGTGGGAGTTACCGGGGAAGATCCTGTGATTGTGTATTGCCGGATCGGAGAGCGCAGCAGTCATACCTGGTTTGCCCTCTCGAAAATTCTGGGATACGAGGTGAAGAACTACGATGGTTCCTGGACTGAATACGGCAACTCCGTGGGGGTTCCCATTACCAATGTTGCCGGAACGGTTTGGGGAGGGAAATAA
- a CDS encoding sulfurtransferase translates to MPDRGGVEAPALVLHVAGNRIGYEAGHIPGAYWFDRSWVYGDWKGKSAGGMYPEGLSELFSPRRFGGDRPAVVYDWGDAQEACRAAIALRLSGWTRVSVLQGGLSAWIQEGYSISEGLGSDFESLETPAGEQPLDRPAGLNIPAGVDPQSRQDPPPVRISTMEEVQQALIRQDTRIIDVRSAEEFEAGSIPGAVHREWSEALDTQGILLAPEPVLTRVWDPLVKDFPRVILYCRSAMRAAHSAWLLAHRYPEQEIHLYDGSWREWSRRQV, encoded by the coding sequence ATGCCGGACCGAGGGGGTGTAGAAGCCCCGGCCCTGGTCTTGCACGTGGCTGGAAACAGGATCGGCTATGAGGCGGGACATATTCCCGGGGCCTACTGGTTCGATCGTTCCTGGGTCTATGGAGACTGGAAGGGCAAGTCTGCCGGGGGAATGTATCCCGAGGGATTGTCCGAGCTGTTTTCCCCCCGGCGCTTCGGGGGAGACAGACCGGCGGTGGTCTACGATTGGGGTGATGCCCAAGAGGCATGCCGGGCTGCCATCGCCCTGAGGTTGTCGGGGTGGACCCGAGTTTCGGTGTTACAGGGGGGACTTTCGGCATGGATTCAGGAGGGGTACAGCATCAGCGAGGGGCTTGGCTCGGATTTCGAGAGCTTGGAAACCCCGGCGGGCGAACAACCCCTGGACCGGCCCGCGGGGCTGAATATCCCGGCGGGGGTTGATCCACAATCCCGGCAAGACCCGCCGCCGGTCAGGATTAGCACCATGGAGGAGGTGCAGCAGGCCTTGATCCGTCAGGATACCCGGATTATCGATGTCCGAAGCGCCGAGGAATTCGAAGCCGGCAGTATTCCCGGGGCGGTACACCGGGAGTGGTCGGAGGCCCTGGATACCCAGGGTATTCTGCTGGCGCCGGAGCCGGTCCTTACGCGGGTCTGGGATCCCCTGGTGAAGGACTTCCCGAGGGTTATCCTCTACTGCCGGAGCGCCATGCGGGCCGCTCATAGTGCCTGGCTTCTCGCCCACCGGTACCCGGAACAGGAGATCCACCTCTACGATGGGTCCTGGCGGGAATGGTCGCGGCGGCAGGTCTAA
- a CDS encoding copper-translocating P-type ATPase — MNHQHHGSPHEQHQHQHGHHDHNAHHRMMIQDFKRRFYITLVLSVPVLALAPLIQNALGYQLGFPGSQWLVFALSSIIYVYGGWPFLKGLVTEVRAKTPGMMTLIGVAISVAYFYSAAVSFGLQGTPFYWELATLIAIMLAGHWIEMASVLGASSALEELAQLMPATAHKSVKGEWTDVSIESIEPGDRLLIKAGEKIPADGVVESGSSYLDESMLTGESRPVGKEPGDKVVGGSVNGDSSLEMTVQGSGEDSYLSQVIRLVRDAQAVKSRTQALSDKAAFWLTILALSVGTITMVSWLVAGMDLQFSIARMATVMIITCPHALGLAIPLVVSVSTSASAKNGLLIKNRTAFENARRITTLVFDKTGTLTQGVFQVSAIHSLADPGKTEEDILTLAASLETYSEHPIGASILQEARKRNLRLQDAQDTQILKGKGITGAIDGNTTGVFSPGHLETLGIPLPETLPAPDGGTTRVYLVQEHTLLGAIDLSDRIRPESKSAITSLQEQGIACWMLTGDNEATARAVSDQLGMDGYFAQVLPDQKQDKIRSLQESGEYVAMVGDGVNDSPALAQAQVGIAIGSGTDVAAASADIVLVQSDPRDVATLIRFGKATHRKMIQNLIWATGYNLLAIPLAAGVLFPLGIMLSPEVGAILMSLSTVIVAINARLLRLKRT, encoded by the coding sequence ATGAATCACCAACACCATGGATCACCCCATGAACAACACCAACACCAACATGGCCATCACGATCATAACGCCCACCACCGGATGATGATCCAGGACTTTAAACGGCGGTTTTACATCACCCTGGTTTTGAGTGTCCCGGTACTCGCCCTGGCACCCCTAATCCAGAACGCCCTGGGCTACCAGCTCGGTTTCCCCGGGTCCCAGTGGCTGGTCTTCGCTCTCTCCTCTATTATATATGTGTATGGCGGCTGGCCCTTTCTCAAGGGCTTGGTAACCGAGGTTCGCGCCAAAACCCCGGGCATGATGACCCTCATCGGGGTTGCTATTTCTGTGGCCTACTTTTACAGCGCAGCTGTAAGTTTCGGTCTACAGGGAACACCCTTTTACTGGGAGCTTGCCACCCTCATTGCCATCATGCTGGCTGGACACTGGATTGAAATGGCCTCGGTCCTAGGGGCATCCAGCGCCCTGGAAGAACTCGCCCAACTGATGCCCGCCACCGCCCATAAATCCGTGAAGGGTGAATGGACGGATGTCAGTATAGAATCAATCGAACCCGGCGACCGGCTTCTCATCAAGGCCGGGGAGAAGATCCCTGCCGACGGGGTAGTGGAATCCGGATCCTCCTACCTCGATGAATCCATGCTCACCGGTGAAAGCCGTCCCGTGGGGAAAGAGCCCGGAGACAAGGTTGTCGGAGGATCGGTGAACGGCGACTCGTCCCTGGAGATGACCGTCCAGGGATCCGGGGAGGATTCCTACCTCTCCCAGGTTATCCGGCTGGTGCGGGATGCCCAAGCGGTCAAGAGTCGAACCCAGGCCCTCTCGGATAAGGCTGCCTTTTGGCTGACCATCCTCGCCCTCAGCGTGGGGACCATTACCATGGTCAGCTGGCTGGTAGCAGGCATGGACCTGCAGTTTTCCATCGCCCGGATGGCTACCGTCATGATCATCACCTGCCCCCATGCCCTGGGGCTCGCCATTCCCCTGGTGGTATCGGTTTCCACCAGCGCCAGCGCTAAAAACGGCCTGCTCATTAAAAATCGGACAGCCTTTGAAAACGCCCGGAGAATCACCACCCTGGTCTTCGACAAAACCGGAACCCTCACCCAGGGGGTCTTCCAGGTCTCGGCTATCCACAGCCTCGCCGACCCCGGCAAGACCGAGGAAGACATTCTAACCCTTGCCGCCAGCCTCGAAACCTACTCCGAGCATCCCATCGGCGCCAGTATCCTTCAGGAGGCCCGGAAACGTAACCTCCGACTTCAAGATGCCCAGGATACCCAGATCCTCAAAGGAAAGGGGATTACCGGCGCCATTGACGGTAACACCACCGGTGTTTTCAGCCCCGGGCACCTGGAAACCCTGGGGATACCCCTGCCGGAGACCCTCCCGGCCCCCGACGGCGGCACGACCCGGGTCTACCTTGTCCAGGAGCATACCCTCCTGGGGGCCATCGACCTCTCAGACCGTATCCGTCCCGAATCAAAATCCGCCATCACGTCCCTCCAAGAACAGGGAATCGCCTGCTGGATGCTCACCGGGGATAACGAAGCCACCGCCCGGGCGGTATCGGACCAGCTCGGTATGGACGGGTACTTTGCCCAGGTGCTCCCGGATCAGAAACAGGATAAAATCCGCAGCCTCCAGGAATCCGGAGAATACGTCGCCATGGTGGGCGACGGGGTAAACGACAGCCCGGCCCTTGCCCAGGCCCAGGTCGGCATTGCCATCGGTTCAGGCACCGACGTTGCGGCTGCCAGCGCTGATATCGTACTCGTCCAGTCCGATCCCCGGGACGTAGCCACCCTCATCCGTTTCGGCAAGGCCACCCACCGAAAGATGATCCAAAACCTCATCTGGGCCACGGGGTACAACCTCCTGGCCATTCCCCTGGCCGCCGGGGTCCTCTTTCCCCTGGGCATCATGCTCTCCCCCGAGGTCGGAGCCATCCTCATGTCCCTCTCCACGGTCATCGTCGCCATCAATGCCCGGTTGCTCCGGCTCAAGCGGACCTAA
- a CDS encoding NusG domain II-containing protein — translation MAKGQGIYGDKKTMLKPVLTKTDTTVLCVCILTIILISGAVYGSSDPGSLVRIETPEEVLLFPLDEPRTILALEDPQSCLIEITQNQVRVIESGCPNQICISMGSLPAPGNWIACLPHGVFISLEGDTDDLLLVY, via the coding sequence ATGGCGAAAGGGCAAGGAATATATGGTGATAAAAAGACTATGTTAAAACCTGTTCTAACCAAAACCGACACAACCGTTTTGTGTGTATGTATCCTTACGATAATCCTGATAAGCGGGGCTGTCTACGGATCCTCGGATCCAGGCTCATTGGTACGGATCGAAACGCCGGAGGAGGTGCTGCTATTTCCTCTGGATGAACCCCGGACGATTCTGGCCCTGGAGGATCCACAATCATGCCTCATAGAGATTACCCAAAACCAGGTTCGGGTTATAGAATCCGGATGCCCAAATCAAATATGCATCTCCATGGGAAGTCTGCCGGCCCCGGGGAATTGGATCGCCTGCCTGCCCCACGGCGTGTTTATTTCTCTGGAGGGAGACACGGACGATCTCCTGCTGGTGTACTAG
- a CDS encoding LDCC motif putative metal-binding protein codes for MKKLFTTLSTRIKLRFQRYLEKMAKENQKQFGSGRLDCCDVQQKTNGPAEGR; via the coding sequence ATGAAAAAACTCTTCACAACCCTTTCAACACGAATCAAGCTCAGGTTCCAACGGTATCTGGAAAAAATGGCCAAAGAAAATCAGAAACAGTTCGGATCCGGGCGCCTAGACTGCTGTGATGTCCAGCAAAAAACCAACGGTCCGGCAGAGGGCCGCTAA
- a CDS encoding LysR family transcriptional regulator codes for MNYLERQHLEILHTLSREGTLSRAAQALALSQPALTHSIRRLEEQLGLQVWQKQGRGIVLTRAGRTILRAAEQILPRFSKLEEELENQRSGLSSTLTIGVECHPCHQWLLGSLRRFLDRFPKTDTRIVRDFQFAAMEALIHHKIDLLITPDPYELASLSFYDLKPYELRLVLPADHPLAHKQPLKPEDLAGQVLFTYPVEITRLDIYTRFLIPGGGDLPQRRELDSHEMMLLLVEAGRGITVMPDWLIPDHPGIVSRPVGPRGLHKVLSAGIRKEDADRRDIRGFIDLAGQN; via the coding sequence ATGAACTACCTGGAACGACAGCACCTGGAGATTCTCCACACCCTCTCCCGGGAGGGAACCCTGTCCCGGGCCGCCCAAGCCCTCGCCCTGAGCCAGCCCGCCCTGACCCACAGCATCCGCCGCCTGGAGGAGCAGCTGGGGCTGCAGGTCTGGCAGAAACAGGGCCGGGGTATCGTTCTGACCAGGGCGGGCCGGACCATCCTCCGGGCCGCAGAGCAGATCCTGCCGCGGTTTTCCAAGCTGGAGGAGGAACTGGAAAATCAGCGGTCCGGGCTGTCATCCACCCTGACCATCGGAGTGGAGTGCCACCCCTGCCATCAATGGCTTCTCGGGAGCCTGCGGCGGTTCCTCGACCGGTTTCCCAAAACCGATACCCGGATAGTCCGGGACTTCCAGTTCGCCGCCATGGAGGCGCTGATTCACCACAAGATCGATCTGCTCATCACCCCCGACCCCTACGAGCTTGCCAGCCTCAGCTTTTATGACCTCAAACCCTACGAGCTGCGCCTTGTTTTACCTGCGGACCATCCCCTGGCCCATAAGCAACCCCTGAAGCCCGAAGACCTGGCGGGGCAGGTGCTCTTCACCTATCCCGTGGAGATTACCCGGCTGGACATCTACACCCGATTCCTCATCCCCGGCGGCGGAGACCTTCCCCAGCGCCGGGAGCTAGACAGTCATGAAATGATGCTGCTGTTGGTGGAAGCGGGCAGGGGGATCACCGTCATGCCCGATTGGCTCATTCCCGATCACCCCGGCATAGTGAGCCGTCCGGTGGGTCCCCGGGGCCTGCATAAGGTCCTCTCCGCGGGAATTCGCAAAGAGGATGCGGACCGCCGAGATATTCGGGGATTCATCGATCTGGCGGGACAGAATTAG
- the metE gene encoding 5-methyltetrahydropteroyltriglutamate--homocysteine S-methyltransferase yields the protein MSITLHTLGLPRIGKARELKTALEGYWKGGLSETDLAATAREVRGENWRLQNRQGMSMVNVGDFSLYDHVLDTSFLVGHIAPRFAAARVDRELDRYFGAARGLADQHIEPGAMTKWFDTNYHYIVPEIGPSTRFEARPAALVDQIREAREGGYTPKVQLLGPVTYLYLSRGIDGFPVLSVLEDLLSAFRGILTSLAEEGIRWVQIDEPILVLDTLNQDWRQALARSYAVLGRSRAIPGTDEAAGSDSQDTPKLLLTTYFEDVEEELETLLALPVDGIHLDYQRNKGLLDTVLEGLGPDRVLSLGMVDGRSPWREHIPALAEELAPLYQDLGDRLWLAPSCNLLHLPWSIAGEDLPRELEGVLGFGVEKLQDLSALGAVLEGHSNHLDTIQNRTAPWGSEELEDSADDLVDRQDSSTREALQAEALGLPRLPTTTIGSFPQTREIRALRRAWTRGELGAADYQAAIRDVIRENIRIQEEIGLDVLVHGEPERSDMVSFFAERLDGVWASRGGWVQSYGSRCVKPPVIFKPVSRKPDLGWEWVTFAQSLTKKPVKGMLTGPVTILKWSFAPPNVAPQVIANNIARALREEVLELETQGIAIIQIDEPAFREVLPLKRSRWSQALDWAARAFRLSHSGVKSETQIHSHMCYSDFNSIFQGIKAMDADVISIETSRSKGELFAELAEKGYTQGLGPGVYDIHSPLIPRTEEIRERLERALAHLDPARLWVNPDCGLKTRTWQETRPALEALVAAARQLREARKPRQA from the coding sequence ATGAGTATTACCCTGCATACCCTGGGGCTGCCGCGGATCGGCAAGGCCCGGGAATTAAAGACCGCCCTGGAAGGCTACTGGAAGGGCGGATTGAGTGAGACAGACCTGGCTGCCACAGCCCGGGAGGTTCGCGGCGAAAACTGGAGGCTGCAGAACCGCCAGGGTATGTCTATGGTCAATGTAGGCGACTTCAGCCTCTACGACCATGTCCTGGACACATCCTTCCTGGTGGGGCATATTGCTCCCCGCTTTGCCGCTGCCCGGGTCGACAGAGAGCTCGACCGCTACTTCGGGGCTGCCCGGGGTTTGGCGGATCAGCATATCGAGCCCGGAGCCATGACCAAATGGTTTGATACCAACTACCACTACATTGTGCCCGAGATCGGTCCGTCGACCCGTTTCGAAGCCCGGCCCGCGGCCCTGGTCGATCAGATCCGGGAGGCCCGAGAGGGGGGCTATACGCCGAAGGTGCAGCTTCTGGGTCCGGTAACCTACCTCTACCTGTCTCGCGGGATAGACGGCTTTCCAGTGCTCTCCGTACTGGAGGATTTGCTTTCAGCCTTTAGGGGGATTCTAACGTCCCTGGCCGAAGAAGGCATCCGGTGGGTCCAGATCGACGAGCCGATCCTGGTGCTGGATACCCTGAACCAAGACTGGCGCCAGGCCCTCGCCCGGAGCTACGCCGTCCTGGGCCGGTCCAGGGCTATCCCCGGGACGGACGAGGCCGCCGGGTCTGACTCCCAAGATACGCCGAAGTTGCTGCTCACAACCTATTTCGAGGATGTGGAGGAAGAGCTGGAAACCCTTCTGGCCCTGCCGGTGGACGGCATTCACCTGGATTACCAGCGGAACAAGGGACTGCTGGACACCGTCCTCGAGGGCCTGGGCCCGGACCGGGTATTGAGTCTGGGGATGGTGGACGGCCGCAGTCCCTGGCGGGAGCATATCCCGGCCCTGGCGGAAGAACTGGCTCCCCTTTACCAAGACCTGGGAGACCGGCTCTGGCTGGCACCCAGCTGCAACCTGCTGCATCTGCCCTGGAGTATTGCCGGGGAGGATCTACCCAGGGAGCTTGAGGGGGTATTGGGCTTTGGGGTTGAAAAGCTTCAGGACCTGTCCGCCCTGGGAGCAGTCTTGGAGGGGCATTCGAATCACCTTGATACCATCCAAAACCGGACTGCCCCCTGGGGTTCGGAAGAGCTGGAGGACTCGGCGGACGACCTGGTTGATCGCCAGGATTCTAGTACCCGGGAGGCGCTCCAGGCTGAGGCCCTCGGTTTGCCCCGGCTGCCCACCACCACCATCGGCTCCTTTCCCCAGACCCGGGAAATCCGGGCCCTGCGCCGGGCATGGACCCGGGGAGAGCTGGGAGCAGCGGACTACCAGGCGGCGATCCGGGATGTAATCCGGGAGAACATACGGATCCAGGAGGAGATCGGCCTGGATGTCTTGGTCCACGGCGAGCCTGAGCGCAGCGATATGGTGAGTTTTTTCGCAGAGCGGTTGGATGGAGTGTGGGCGAGCCGGGGGGGCTGGGTTCAGTCCTACGGAAGCCGCTGTGTGAAGCCTCCGGTCATCTTCAAGCCGGTGTCCCGGAAACCGGATCTGGGTTGGGAGTGGGTGACCTTCGCCCAGAGCCTGACCAAAAAACCGGTGAAGGGCATGCTGACAGGACCGGTTACCATTTTGAAGTGGTCCTTCGCCCCCCCGAATGTGGCGCCCCAGGTTATCGCCAACAACATTGCCCGGGCCCTCCGGGAAGAGGTTTTGGAACTGGAAACCCAGGGTATCGCCATTATTCAGATTGACGAGCCCGCCTTCCGGGAGGTGCTGCCCCTGAAGCGCAGCAGGTGGTCCCAGGCCCTTGACTGGGCGGCCAGGGCCTTCCGTCTGAGCCACAGCGGGGTAAAGAGCGAAACCCAGATCCACAGCCACATGTGTTATTCGGATTTTAACAGCATCTTCCAGGGGATTAAGGCCATGGATGCCGATGTGATCAGCATCGAAACCAGCCGCTCCAAGGGCGAGCTGTTTGCCGAGCTTGCCGAGAAGGGCTATACCCAGGGGCTCGGCCCGGGGGTGTACGACATCCACAGCCCCCTGATTCCCCGAACCGAAGAGATCCGGGAGCGCCTGGAGCGGGCCTTGGCTCACCTTGATCCGGCCAGGCTCTGGGTGAACCCCGACTGCGGTCTGAAAACCCGGACCTGGCAGGAGACCCGGCCGGCCCTGGAGGCCCTGGTTGCCGCCGCCCGGCAGCTCCGGGAGGCCAGGAAACCCCGGCAGGCCTGA
- a CDS encoding nucleotidyltransferase domain-containing protein: MTLDHLEYDHHRTTLANVRTRFQDDPEILALYVGGSLAHGYAKADSDVDIILIISEQDYQIRKQAGNLLFFSADLSTYQGGYVDGKFITPVYLDTVARQGNQPSRYAFKDCFPLIIRDSALESLVFRAACFPDEQQSALAERFYAQLQAWRWYFYEGNKHQNPYLIATAVQNVVLYACRIVLNHNRLLYPYHKWMLAEVQSAPEKPENLLDLIHTLVEHRRPEDLEALCRGIEAMNTATQGPHDWPNYFLQDVETPWMRSEPYIADL, from the coding sequence ATGACCCTCGACCACCTAGAATACGACCATCACCGCACCACCCTGGCGAATGTCCGTACTCGCTTCCAGGACGATCCGGAAATCCTCGCCCTCTACGTCGGCGGTTCTCTGGCCCACGGCTACGCCAAAGCCGACTCAGACGTAGACATCATCCTCATCATTTCAGAACAGGACTACCAGATCAGAAAGCAGGCCGGCAACCTGCTTTTTTTCAGCGCCGACCTGAGCACCTACCAGGGCGGCTATGTGGACGGAAAGTTCATCACCCCGGTGTATTTGGACACGGTAGCCCGCCAGGGAAACCAGCCAAGCCGCTACGCCTTCAAGGACTGCTTCCCCCTGATAATCCGGGACTCTGCCCTAGAATCCCTGGTTTTCCGGGCCGCCTGCTTTCCCGATGAACAACAGTCAGCCCTGGCAGAACGCTTCTACGCCCAGCTCCAGGCCTGGCGCTGGTACTTCTATGAGGGGAACAAACACCAAAACCCCTACCTCATTGCAACGGCGGTACAGAATGTCGTGCTCTACGCCTGTCGTATCGTTCTGAACCACAACAGGTTGCTCTACCCCTACCATAAGTGGATGCTCGCCGAGGTCCAGTCCGCCCCGGAAAAACCCGAGAACCTCCTGGACCTCATCCATACCCTGGTGGAACACCGCCGCCCCGAGGATCTGGAAGCCCTCTGCCGGGGAATAGAGGCCATGAATACCGCAACCCAGGGCCCTCATGATTGGCCGAACTACTTCCTCCAGGACGTAGAAACCCCCTGGATGCGCAGTGAACCCTACATCGCCGACCTCTAG
- a CDS encoding glycoside hydrolase family 17 protein: MNPLKKTTKKRASGLIAGVLMISLLLILGSCNFVDEDPDPQPNPDPDFTLRPLDDAIWARKAIAYSGYRTGQSPGEKIYPSEAQILEDLNLLVSEGFGLIRLYDTSTHGQRTIKVIKDNSLDLKVMLGAYLYGADATYGSQNQAQIDEAVRLANENKDIVVAVSVGNEVLVDWSFVAVPPKDMVAYIRDVRGRITQPVTVNDNYAPYAMGSGYDTAQVWREVDFAAIHTYAYWDAGYNLWQWRQETVAEAERADAMMDAALAYAKANFTAVRSALDDAGIDIPIVIGETGWQSVPSATVGSAQYTAHPVNHARYFTDMMAWAYGAAGSSPGDGFTRPKGMFYFEAFDEPWKQADDNWGLWNVSREEKYVLSGSGYTDADAVYYNPPADAAKITADTFILHRDAEAADGEVASSNTWNAWENGTTASVATGETNPPEGATFAIITPTPKVWGWGMTLSVTDPVDLSDFEAAGTLNFSVKTDYPGKIEVGFFTGNTSDQMGVDVYLTIDPASNSYGYANDNVWHAVSIPISDIVPSAAPAYGQDASATINMEQVFATFVIADRYATTGNSAGATNSISLDNIRWEK, encoded by the coding sequence ATGAACCCATTAAAAAAAACAACAAAAAAACGGGCCTCGGGCCTGATTGCGGGGGTGCTGATGATTAGCCTACTACTCATCCTCGGAAGCTGTAACTTTGTCGACGAAGATCCCGATCCCCAACCCAATCCAGATCCGGATTTCACCCTCAGGCCCCTGGATGACGCCATCTGGGCCCGGAAGGCCATCGCCTACTCGGGATACCGCACCGGCCAGAGCCCGGGAGAAAAAATCTACCCCTCCGAGGCCCAGATCCTGGAAGACCTCAATCTCCTCGTTTCCGAGGGCTTCGGACTCATCCGCCTCTACGACACCTCCACCCACGGCCAGAGGACCATCAAGGTCATCAAGGACAACAGCCTGGACCTCAAGGTCATGTTAGGCGCCTACCTCTATGGAGCCGATGCCACCTACGGGTCCCAAAACCAGGCGCAGATAGACGAGGCGGTACGCCTGGCCAATGAGAATAAGGATATTGTTGTGGCGGTGAGCGTAGGGAACGAGGTCCTGGTAGACTGGTCCTTTGTGGCCGTACCGCCCAAGGATATGGTTGCCTACATCCGGGACGTCCGGGGAAGAATTACCCAGCCGGTAACGGTGAACGACAACTATGCGCCCTACGCCATGGGCAGCGGCTACGATACCGCCCAGGTTTGGCGGGAAGTCGACTTTGCCGCCATCCATACCTACGCCTACTGGGACGCAGGCTACAACCTCTGGCAATGGCGCCAGGAAACCGTCGCCGAAGCCGAGCGGGCAGACGCCATGATGGACGCCGCCCTGGCCTACGCCAAGGCAAACTTTACCGCCGTCCGCAGCGCCCTGGATGACGCAGGCATTGACATCCCCATAGTCATCGGCGAAACCGGATGGCAGAGCGTCCCCAGCGCCACCGTAGGTTCGGCCCAGTACACCGCCCACCCGGTTAACCATGCCCGGTACTTCACCGACATGATGGCCTGGGCCTACGGCGCTGCAGGATCATCCCCGGGAGACGGATTCACCCGGCCCAAGGGAATGTTCTACTTCGAAGCCTTTGACGAACCCTGGAAGCAGGCCGACGATAACTGGGGTCTTTGGAATGTCAGCCGGGAAGAAAAGTACGTCCTCTCCGGCAGCGGCTACACCGATGCCGACGCGGTCTACTACAACCCTCCCGCCGATGCAGCTAAAATCACCGCCGACACCTTCATCCTCCACCGGGACGCCGAAGCCGCCGATGGCGAGGTAGCCTCAAGCAACACCTGGAACGCCTGGGAGAACGGCACCACCGCATCGGTGGCCACCGGCGAAACGAATCCCCCGGAAGGCGCCACCTTCGCCATCATCACCCCTACACCCAAGGTCTGGGGCTGGGGCATGACCCTGAGTGTTACCGACCCCGTGGACCTGAGCGATTTTGAAGCGGCGGGAACCCTGAACTTCAGCGTGAAAACCGACTATCCCGGGAAGATCGAGGTAGGATTCTTCACGGGCAACACCTCCGACCAGATGGGCGTTGATGTGTACCTGACCATCGATCCCGCATCCAACAGCTACGGCTACGCCAACGACAACGTCTGGCACGCCGTATCCATCCCCATCAGCGACATCGTACCCAGCGCCGCCCCGGCCTACGGACAGGACGCCTCGGCAACCATCAACATGGAGCAGGTATTCGCTACCTTCGTCATCGCCGACCGCTACGCCACCACGGGCAACAGCGCCGGCGCAACCAACAGCATCAGCCTGGACAACATCCGTTGGGAAAAATGA